The DNA window ACTGAGAAAAATAAGGATATGGAACTGAGATATTTTGGTGGACTCGCAACTCTTGGAGGTATCACTGTGGTCAAGAGCTTAAGTAGTCTTGATACTGTACCAAAAGGTGAGCCCGGTGATATAGACTGGGTAGGTGTTAAAAATAAATACTTCCTTGCCGCAATTATACCAAGAATTGAAACTGATAGCTACTCAATGAAAAGATTTGCGCTCGGAAGTGTAGGTGGTGGTTGCGCATATGGCTGTATGCCGAGTACAAAAGATCCGGAGGCTACAAGGGTTAAATTAGCGCTTGTAACAAAGTCAAACAAATCTTATAACTTCAAGGTATATACAGGACCACTGGATTACGATATACTTTCAAGCTCCGGCTTTGGACTCCAAAATGCATGTTATCTTGGATGGAAGTGGATAACTCCTATATCAAGACTATTTCTTAAGATATTTCTTGTATTGCATAGAGTTATACCAAATTATGGGGTAGTGATAATAGTGTTCTCTTTTATATTAACTATCGTTTTCTTTCCACTCTCAAAGATAAGCCAAAAGTCAGCTATAGCTATGCAACAACTGCAACCAAAGTTACAGGAGTTGCAAAAGAAATACAAAGATGACCCTAAAAAGCTAAATCAAGCTATGATGTCTCTTTATAGAAAGCGTGGAGTGAGTCCATTATCAGGCTGTTTACCTCTTATTATTCAGATACCCATTTTCTTTGCCCTTTATGCAATACTTGATACTACAATAGCATTGAGAGGTGCAATGTTTATACCACACTGGATAGAAGACCTGTCACAACATGACCCTTATTTTGCATTACCTATACTTATGGGTATAATGATGTTTGTACAACAAAAAGTGCAAGGTTTTGGTGTTATGGGAGGACAGCAAGCATCACAACAAAAGATGATGTCTTACTTTATGCCAATTATGTTTACATTTATATTTTTGAGATTCCCTGCTGGTCTCGTCCTTTATTGGTTTACATACAACATATTTTCTTTTATTCAAACTTATATAGTTAAAGGACAAATGGGATTACCTGCGCAAGAGGTAAAATGAGAGGAGGTGTAAGATGAAGAAGTTTGTGGCTATCCTGTTAATAGGTATAGTGTCAATTTTATTAATTTTGGGACCACGACTCCACTTACCAAGTTGGCTCATTAGACGGGTACAGGTGTCGCATAGTGAACCTTCAACCTTATGGGAACAAGAAGCAACGCCTCAAGGAGAGGTTCAACAAATACCTATCACTCCTGAAGGCAAGAGTCCATTTGTAAAAGTGGCTAAAGAATTGTTACCTACAGTGGTAAGTATATCAGCAGAACAAGTATTAGAAGTGAGGTCACCATTTTCAGATTTCTTTGAAGACCCATTTGATGATTTCTTCAAGCGATTTTTTCCTGAATTTAGGCGAGAATACCCAAAGCAAAAGATTAGACGCCCAATACTTGGCTCCGGCTTTATAGTCTCAGAAGATGGCTATATTTTGACAAATAACCATATTATTGAACGTGCATCAAAGATAGTTGTTAAAACTATGGATGAAAAGGAACACAAAGCTGAAGTGATAGGAACAGACAATATGACAGATGTTGCACTTATAAAGATTAAGGCTCAAAACCTTCATTATGCAAGGCTTGGTGATTCAGACGAAGTTGAAGTCGGTGATTGGGTTATGGCAATAGGTAGCCCGTTCCAACTTATGGGTACAGTTACAGTTGGAGTAGTTTCTGCAAAAGGGAGAGCTCATTTAGAAATAGCGGGTGGCGGACCTCAAATTCAGAATTTTATCCAGACTGATGCAGCTATAAATCCGGGTAACTCAGGAGGACCGCTTGTAAATATAAAAGGAGAGGTCATTGGTATAAATACCGCCATAAAAACTGCTGGTGTTTATCCTGCAGGTAATATAGGGATTGGATTTGCTATCCCAATAAATATTGCAAAGAAAGTTAAGGAAGATTTGTTTGTGTATAAGGAAGTGAGAAGAGGCTGGCTTGGTATAAGTTATCAGAGACTGACACAAGAGCTTGCCGCAGCCTATGAATTAAAAGAACCGAAAGGCGTACTTGTCCAAAAAGTGCTACCAAACTCACCTGCATTAGAAGCTGGGATAAAAGAAGAGGATATAATCACTGAATGGGACAATAAAGAAGTGAGTTTTGATGCCTTTCCAAGTATGGTCGCACAGACAAAGATTGGTAAAGAAGTAGCAGTAAAAATATTAAGGAAAGGTAAAACTTTGACACTATCAGTAAAAGTAGGAAAAAGACCAACAGAAGAAGAAGTTGCCAAAACTACAGCTGAGGAATGGCTTGGAATCCAGGTTACAGCTAACCAAGAGGGGGTCGTTGTAGCCAAAGTAAAAGAGGATTCGCCTGCATATGAGGCAGGGATACAGCCGGGCGATGTTATCAAAAGGATAGGTGAAAAGGAAATACAAAACATCAAAGATTACAAGGATGCAAAATCAACCTATAGCCGACAAAAATCGCCTATTTTGTTTAAACTTCAGCGTGGTGACATGACAATATTTGTAGCATTGACTCCAGAGAGATGAGAAATAGAGTTCTATCAACATATTTAGAAGAAATAGCAGAGCTTTCCCCTTTATCTATAAAGGATGAAAAGCAGCTTATAAGAAAGATAAAACTTGGTGATTCTGATGCAAGGAATCGGGTTGTTACTATGTGTCTTAAATATGTTGTCAGTATTGCTAAATTATATCAAGGACGGGGTGTTCCACTTGGCGACCTTATAGATGAAGGAAGTCTTGGTCTCTTAAGAGCACTTAAAACTTACGACCCAAGTAAAGGAGTACGATTCATCTCTTATGCAGCATGGTGGATAAGACAGCATATATTAAAGATAATATATCAACAAGCAAAAGCTGTTAAAGTATCGGTACAAAAATTGGCAAGCAAAAAAACAATAATGGAAATAGAAAGTGAACTATCACAAAAACTTGGAAGAATGCCGAGCACAGAAGAAATAGCAAAAGCACTTGGGTTATCAACTCATGAGGTAGATCAGGCA is part of the bacterium genome and encodes:
- the yidC gene encoding membrane protein insertase YidC; the protein is MDKKSIIGIVLIFLILILWQSILMRYAPKKVEPKKEVPQQVEVAPPIESKNAPTIVGTHHGVSLPLDTIDTQLFRVIFTSLGASIQSIKLKQYKAIEGGWVELIPTGKRTLNDVVIIDNKEIDLSNEIFNVVERSPNRIVYEFVLTSGDTIHKVYEFQDSSYMFDISLDISNSDKYKIIWNSGLASTEKNKDMELRYFGGLATLGGITVVKSLSSLDTVPKGEPGDIDWVGVKNKYFLAAIIPRIETDSYSMKRFALGSVGGGCAYGCMPSTKDPEATRVKLALVTKSNKSYNFKVYTGPLDYDILSSSGFGLQNACYLGWKWITPISRLFLKIFLVLHRVIPNYGVVIIVFSFILTIVFFPLSKISQKSAIAMQQLQPKLQELQKKYKDDPKKLNQAMMSLYRKRGVSPLSGCLPLIIQIPIFFALYAILDTTIALRGAMFIPHWIEDLSQHDPYFALPILMGIMMFVQQKVQGFGVMGGQQASQQKMMSYFMPIMFTFIFLRFPAGLVLYWFTYNIFSFIQTYIVKGQMGLPAQEVK
- a CDS encoding Do family serine endopeptidase produces the protein MKKFVAILLIGIVSILLILGPRLHLPSWLIRRVQVSHSEPSTLWEQEATPQGEVQQIPITPEGKSPFVKVAKELLPTVVSISAEQVLEVRSPFSDFFEDPFDDFFKRFFPEFRREYPKQKIRRPILGSGFIVSEDGYILTNNHIIERASKIVVKTMDEKEHKAEVIGTDNMTDVALIKIKAQNLHYARLGDSDEVEVGDWVMAIGSPFQLMGTVTVGVVSAKGRAHLEIAGGGPQIQNFIQTDAAINPGNSGGPLVNIKGEVIGINTAIKTAGVYPAGNIGIGFAIPINIAKKVKEDLFVYKEVRRGWLGISYQRLTQELAAAYELKEPKGVLVQKVLPNSPALEAGIKEEDIITEWDNKEVSFDAFPSMVAQTKIGKEVAVKILRKGKTLTLSVKVGKRPTEEEVAKTTAEEWLGIQVTANQEGVVVAKVKEDSPAYEAGIQPGDVIKRIGEKEIQNIKDYKDAKSTYSRQKSPILFKLQRGDMTIFVALTPER
- a CDS encoding RNA polymerase sigma factor RpoD/SigA, whose amino-acid sequence is MRNRVLSTYLEEIAELSPLSIKDEKQLIRKIKLGDSDARNRVVTMCLKYVVSIAKLYQGRGVPLGDLIDEGSLGLLRALKTYDPSKGVRFISYAAWWIRQHILKIIYQQAKAVKVSVQKLASKKTIMEIESELSQKLGRMPSTEEIAKALGLSTHEVDQAIQVAQSDFSLNTQIGQEEVSLLDFIKASPEKLEDYAIRELFEGELREKLNELSEPERSVTKLYFGLNGKEPHTLEEIGKMFNLSRERIRQIKAKALRKLRPK